One Papaver somniferum cultivar HN1 chromosome 10, ASM357369v1, whole genome shotgun sequence genomic window carries:
- the LOC113316190 gene encoding uncharacterized protein LOC113316190 produces MDVLLLYVDDIILACSSTAFSDSIIGFLMNSYPVKDLGILRYFLGIEAEFQNNSQQLLLTQNKYTLEMLEKYDLLNCKPSKTPVTKGPRLFVSTGTPLSNITEYRSMVGGLQYLTMTRPNICFNVNYVAQFMQSPTDEHLLLVKRILRYLKGTLGTGVLLSAGDITAISAYSDSDWAGCPDTRRSIYGMCVFLGSSLVSWSSKKQPTISKSSAEAEYKSLAITAAEVVWISFLLQELDISLATPFQLYCDNVSANSLATNPVFHARTKYIEIDYHFIRELVSSGFIQVSYVSSANQLADLFTKGLVHCVFLTLAGKLLCLHQYQLKGDCKNSECIMSESVSERASEL; encoded by the coding sequence ATGGATGTACTtctcttgtatgttgatgatatcatcttAGCCTGCTCTTCTACTGCTTTCAGTGACAGCATTATTGGTTTTCTTATGAATAGTTATCCAGTTAAAGACTTAGGTATTCTTCGTTATTTCTTGGGCATAGAGGCAGAGTTTCAGAACAATTCACAACAACTGTTATTAACTCAGAATAAGTATACATTGGAGATGTTAGAAAAGTATGATCTGCTCAACTGCAAGCCTTCCAAAACTCCAGTTACAAAAGGACCAAGACTGTTTGTTTCAACTGGTACTCCTTTATCAAACATCACTGAATATAGGAGCATGGTGGGTGGTCTTCAATATTTGACAATGACAAGACCGAATATCTGTTTTAATGTCAATTATGTTGCTCAATTTATGCAGTCTCCTACTGATGAGCATTTGTTGTTGGTAAAGAGGATATTAAGATACTTAAAAGGGACATTAGGGACTGGTGTTCTACTTTCTGCTGGAGATATTACTGCTATTTCTGCATACTCAGATTCAGACTGGGCTGGCTGTCCAGACACAAGAAGATCAATATATGGTATGTGTGTTTTCTTAGGTTCATCTCTGGTCTCTTGGTCCTCCAAGAAACAACCTACCATCTCAAAGTCTTCAGCTGAGGCAGAATACAAATCATTGGCCATCACTGCAGCTGAGGTAGTGTGGATATCATTTTTACTACAAGAACTAGATATTTCTCTTGCTACACCATTTCAACTCTATTGTGATAATGTTTCTGCAAATAGTCTAGCAacaaatccagtttttcatgctaGAACCAAGTACATTGAGATAGATTACCACTTTATTAGGGAGTTAGTCAGTTCTGGTTTTATACAAGTTAGCTATGTCTCTTCTGCAAATCAGCTAGCAGACTTGTTTACTAAAGGACTAGTTCACTGTGTGTTTCTTACTTTGGCTGGCAAGCTGTTGTGTTTACATCAATATCAGCTTAAGGGGGACTGTAAGAATTCAGAATGTATTATGTCTGAGTCAGTGTCTGAGAGAGCATCTGAACTGTAA
- the LOC113319527 gene encoding CCA tRNA nucleotidyltransferase, mitochondrial-like isoform X2: protein MALPPYSLNMKVVLNATIKLQFFASTSLSPIFRLHSFPATQFRHSSFKPNILGFHKGFSCRATMAGSSSSLSGQAKDEISLTDKENQIFERLLQVLCHFNLQTQLRVAGGWVRDKLLGKDSSDIDIALDDMMGKEFCEKVNEYLSFAGEEIQGIAVIQCNPDQSKHLETARMKLFGEWIDFVNLRSETYNKNSRIPTMEFGSAEQDAYRRDLTINSLFYNINKKSVEDFTGRGLSDLRSGKIVTPLPPKETFLDDPLRVLRAIRFGARFCFEMDEELKEAAASDEVRVALADKISRERIGDEIDLMIFGKHPVQAMTYIRSLQLFCVVFPLPSNSEPAALEGCDRLCIASVDAAWNLLELFGCTAFTIPVANYIFLNSLKLKVNDSKMVISLHNASESFISLIPSLTEIKTAEAGNRREKFDVTVTSKPRICAGLLLREIKSFWRVALLISTLSYPIDFDRAEVSEDKQLELGLRRNLFTTVESAIVRLGLENVWEMKPLVNGREIMTILQLKTGGPQVSEWQQKSLEWQLADPNRTSQQCLDWMRESHSKRSKLG, encoded by the exons ATGGCTCTACCTCCGTATTCTTTAAACATGAAAGTTGTATTAAACGCTACTATCAAACTGCAATTCTTTGCTAGTACAAGTCTATCGCCGATTTTCAGACTTCACTCTTTTCCCGCTACACAATTTCGACACTCTAGCTTCAAACCAAACATATTAGGGTTTCACAAAGGTTTTAGTTGCAGAGCAACAATGgccggttcttcttcttcattatctggTCAAGCAAAAGATGAAATCAGTCTCACAGATAAAGAGAATCAAATATTTGAAAGATTATTGCAAGTTCTTTGTCACTTTAATCTCCAAACACAACTTCGTGTTGCTGGCGGTTGGGTTCGTGATAAG CTTTTAGGGAAAGATAGTTCTGATATTGATATTGCGTTGGATGATATGATGGGAAAAGAGTTTTGTGAAAAGGTTAATGAATATTTATCGTTTGCTGGGGAAGAGATTCAAGGAATTGCTGTTATTCAATG CAATCCTGATCAGTCGAAACACTTGGAAACagcaaggatgaaattgtttGGGGAATGGATTGATTTTGTAAACTTGCGATCCGAAACGTATAATAAAAACAGCCGCATTCCTACTATG GAATTTGGTTCTGCTGAACAGGATGCATATCGAAGAGATTTGACTATCAACAG TCTGTTCTACAATATTAACAAGAAGTCAGTTGAAGATTTTACTGGACGAG GTTTATCAGATCTAAGATCTGGAAAGATCGTGACTCCATTACCTCCAAAGGAGACATTCTTAGACGATCCTCTACGAGTACTTCGTGCTATTCGATTTG GTGCAAGGTTCTGTTTTGAAATggatgaagagttgaaggaagctgCAGCTAGTGATGAGGTTAGAGTTGCTCTTGCGGATAAAATCAGCAGGGAGCGCATTGGGGATGAA ATCGATCTCATGATTTTTGGCAAACACCCAGTTCAAGCAATGACCTACATACGTAGTTTGCAACTATTTTGTGTTGTTTTCCCTCTTCCCTCCAATTCAGAGCCTGCTGCATTGGAAGGGTGTGACAG GCTCTGCATCGCTTCTGTGGATGCTGCATGGAATCTCTTAGAATTATTTGGATGCACGGCTTTTACT ATTCCTGTTGCAAATTACATCTTTCTGAATTCTCTGAAGCTGAAAGTTAACGACTCAAAAATG GTTATAAGCTTACACAATGCATCAGAAAGTTTCATATCGTTGATTCCTTCCTTAACTGAAATCAAAACTGCTGAAGCTGGTAATCGAAGAGAAAAATTTGATGTCACAGTGACTTCAAAACCGCGAATATGTGCAG GATTGCTTTTACGGGAAATCAAGAGTTTCTGGCGTGTTGCCTTGTTGATCTCCACATTATCATACCCCATCGACTTCGATCGTGCTGAAGTTTCTGAAGACAAGCAGCTTGAGTTAGGCTTGCGCAGAAACTTGTTTACAACAGTTGAAAGTGCCATTGTGAGACTAG GTCTCGAAAATGTGTGGGAGATGAAACCATTGGTGAATGGGAGGGAAATCATGACTATTTTACAGCTTAAGACTGGAGGACCCCAAGTCAGTGAATGG CAACAAAAATCTCTCGAATGGCAGCTTGCCGATCCCAATCGTACTTCCCAGCAATGCCTTGATTGGATGCGAGAAAGTCATTCAAAACGTTCAAAGTTGGGGTGA
- the LOC113319527 gene encoding putative CCA tRNA nucleotidyltransferase 2 isoform X1, whose amino-acid sequence MALPPYSLNMKVVLNATIKLQFFASTSLSPIFRLHSFPATQFRHSSFKPNILGFHKGFSCRATMAGSSSSLSGQAKDEISLTDKENQIFERLLQVLCHFNLQTQLRVAGGWVRDKLLGKDSSDIDIALDDMMGKEFCEKVNEYLSFAGEEIQGIAVIQCNPDQSKHLETARMKLFGEWIDFVNLRSETYNKNSRIPTMEFGSAEQDAYRRDLTINSLFYNINKKSVEDFTGRGLSDLRSGKIVTPLPPKETFLDDPLRVLRAIRFGARFCFEMDEELKEAAASDEVRVALADKISRERIGDEIDLMIFGKHPVQAMTYIRSLQLFCVVFPLPSNSEPAALEGCDRLCIASVDAAWNLLELFGCTAFTDEQRRLYLYSALFYPLREIVYRDNKGKKIPVANYIFLNSLKLKVNDSKMVISLHNASESFISLIPSLTEIKTAEAGNRREKFDVTVTSKPRICAGLLLREIKSFWRVALLISTLSYPIDFDRAEVSEDKQLELGLRRNLFTTVESAIVRLGLENVWEMKPLVNGREIMTILQLKTGGPQVSEWQQKSLEWQLADPNRTSQQCLDWMRESHSKRSKLG is encoded by the exons ATGGCTCTACCTCCGTATTCTTTAAACATGAAAGTTGTATTAAACGCTACTATCAAACTGCAATTCTTTGCTAGTACAAGTCTATCGCCGATTTTCAGACTTCACTCTTTTCCCGCTACACAATTTCGACACTCTAGCTTCAAACCAAACATATTAGGGTTTCACAAAGGTTTTAGTTGCAGAGCAACAATGgccggttcttcttcttcattatctggTCAAGCAAAAGATGAAATCAGTCTCACAGATAAAGAGAATCAAATATTTGAAAGATTATTGCAAGTTCTTTGTCACTTTAATCTCCAAACACAACTTCGTGTTGCTGGCGGTTGGGTTCGTGATAAG CTTTTAGGGAAAGATAGTTCTGATATTGATATTGCGTTGGATGATATGATGGGAAAAGAGTTTTGTGAAAAGGTTAATGAATATTTATCGTTTGCTGGGGAAGAGATTCAAGGAATTGCTGTTATTCAATG CAATCCTGATCAGTCGAAACACTTGGAAACagcaaggatgaaattgtttGGGGAATGGATTGATTTTGTAAACTTGCGATCCGAAACGTATAATAAAAACAGCCGCATTCCTACTATG GAATTTGGTTCTGCTGAACAGGATGCATATCGAAGAGATTTGACTATCAACAG TCTGTTCTACAATATTAACAAGAAGTCAGTTGAAGATTTTACTGGACGAG GTTTATCAGATCTAAGATCTGGAAAGATCGTGACTCCATTACCTCCAAAGGAGACATTCTTAGACGATCCTCTACGAGTACTTCGTGCTATTCGATTTG GTGCAAGGTTCTGTTTTGAAATggatgaagagttgaaggaagctgCAGCTAGTGATGAGGTTAGAGTTGCTCTTGCGGATAAAATCAGCAGGGAGCGCATTGGGGATGAA ATCGATCTCATGATTTTTGGCAAACACCCAGTTCAAGCAATGACCTACATACGTAGTTTGCAACTATTTTGTGTTGTTTTCCCTCTTCCCTCCAATTCAGAGCCTGCTGCATTGGAAGGGTGTGACAG GCTCTGCATCGCTTCTGTGGATGCTGCATGGAATCTCTTAGAATTATTTGGATGCACGGCTTTTACT GATGAGCAAAGAAGGCTGTACTTATATTCAGCACTTTTTTATCCTCTCAGAGAAATTGTTTACAGAGACAACAAAGGCAAAAAG ATTCCTGTTGCAAATTACATCTTTCTGAATTCTCTGAAGCTGAAAGTTAACGACTCAAAAATG GTTATAAGCTTACACAATGCATCAGAAAGTTTCATATCGTTGATTCCTTCCTTAACTGAAATCAAAACTGCTGAAGCTGGTAATCGAAGAGAAAAATTTGATGTCACAGTGACTTCAAAACCGCGAATATGTGCAG GATTGCTTTTACGGGAAATCAAGAGTTTCTGGCGTGTTGCCTTGTTGATCTCCACATTATCATACCCCATCGACTTCGATCGTGCTGAAGTTTCTGAAGACAAGCAGCTTGAGTTAGGCTTGCGCAGAAACTTGTTTACAACAGTTGAAAGTGCCATTGTGAGACTAG GTCTCGAAAATGTGTGGGAGATGAAACCATTGGTGAATGGGAGGGAAATCATGACTATTTTACAGCTTAAGACTGGAGGACCCCAAGTCAGTGAATGG CAACAAAAATCTCTCGAATGGCAGCTTGCCGATCCCAATCGTACTTCCCAGCAATGCCTTGATTGGATGCGAGAAAGTCATTCAAAACGTTCAAAGTTGGGGTGA
- the LOC113318149 gene encoding uncharacterized protein LOC113318149, with product MANHDLILGQNRDLNLGHSHQQLGLGHNNHVGLDLGQSNDLDLGHTTEDHEQSYSLQQNHENNQSGLDLGQNQNPENEHGGSVDDEQHQMVIAAQHHDLGLGDDHELVVSDGNELEQNLDLVVDQNQEMGLEASDDIVQQHHLLVTTPVVQSRALVPNPNYELAVGQEFSDVKSCRRALRDAAIALHFEIQTVKSDKTRFTAKCASEGCPWRVHAAKLPGVPTFTIRTINEGHTCGGITHLGHQQASVQWVANSVEQRLRENPHYKPKEILEEIHRAHGITLSYKQAWRGKERVMAAVRGSFEEGYRLLPQYCDQIKRTNPESIASVYGNPQDSCFQRLFVSFQASIFGFVNACRPLLGLDRTLLKSKYLGTLLFATGFDGDGALFPLAFGVVDEESDDNWMWFLSELHNLLEVNTENMPRLTILSDRQKGIVDGVEANFPTAFHGFCMRHLSDSFRKEFNNTMLVNLLWEAAWALTVIEFEAKILEIEEISQDAAYWIRRIPPRLWATAYFEGSRFGHLTANIVESLNSWILEASGLPIIQMMECIRRQLMTWFNERRETSMQWTTILVPSAERRVAEALERARSYQVLRANEAEFEVISHEGTNIVDIRNRCCLCRGWQLYGIPCAHAVAALLSCRQNVHRFTESCFTVTTYRKTYSQTLHPVPDKTLWKEASESGANPAAEVLINPPKSLRPPGRPRKKRVRAEDRGRVKRVVHCSRCNQTGHFRTTCAAPI from the coding sequence ATGGCAAATCACGACTTGATACTCGGGCAGAATCGAGATTTAAATCTTGGACACAGTCACCAACAGTTGGGTCTTGGGCATAATAACCACGTGGGTTTGGATTTAGGACAGAGTAATGATTTGGATTTAGGTCATACGACTGAGGACCATGAACAAAGCTATAGTTTGCAGCAGAATCATGAGAACAACCAGAGTGGATTAGATTTGGGTCAGAATCAAAACCCTGAAAATGAACATGGGGGGAGTGTGGATGATGAGCAGCATCAAATGGTTATTGCTGCGCAACATCATGACTTGGGTTTGGGAGATGATCATGAATTAGTGGTTTCAGATGGAAATGAGCTTGAGCAGAACTTAGATTTAGTggtagaccagaaccaggagatGGGTCTCGAAGCTTCTGATGATATAGTACAGCAGCATCATTTGTTAGTGACTACTCCTGTTGTTCAGTCGCGTGCGCTTGTACCAAATCCTAACTATGAATTGGCTGTTGGACAAGAGTTTTCGGATGTTAAGAGCTGTAGAAGAGCTTTAAGGGACGCAGCAATTGCTCTTCATTTTGAGATACAGACTGTCAAGTCTGATAAGACACGTTTCACAGCTAAGTGTGCCAGTGAAGGATGTCCATGGAGGGTTCATGCTGCAAAGCTTCCTGGTGTTCCTACCTTCACAATCAGGACCATAAACGAAGGACATACATGTGGAGGTATCACACATCTTGGTCATCAGCAAGCTTCGGTTCAATGGGTTGCAAACTCTGTTGAACAACGCCTTAGGGAGAATCCTCATTACAAGCCAAAGGAGATACTCGAAGAGATCCATAGAGCTCATGGGATCACATTATCGTACAAGCAAGCATGGAGAGGGAAAGAGCGAGTTATGGCCGCTGTTCGTGGCTCGTTTGAAGAAGGGTATCGTCTCCTTCCCCAGTACTGTGACCAAATCAAACGAACGAATCCAGAGAGTATTGCATCAGTTTACGGGAATCCACAGGATAGCTGCTTCCAGCGTCTTTTTGTTTCATTTCAAGCATCGATCTTCGGTTTTGTGAATGCTTGTCGGCCACTACTTGGTCTTGATAGAACACTCTTGAAAAGCAAGTACCTTGGGACCTTGCTGTTCGCCACTGGTTTTGATGGTGATGGTGCTTTATTTCCTTTGGCTTTTGGAGTAGTTGATGAGGAAAGTGATGATAACTGGATGTGGTTCTTATCCGAGCTTCACAACTTGCTGGAGGTTAATACGGAGAACATGCCAAGGCTGACTATCTTATCTGATAGGCAGAAGGGTATTGTAGATGGCGTTGAAGCGAATTTTCCAACTGCTTTTCATGGATTTTGCATGCGTCATCTTAGTGATAGCTTTCGCAAGGAGTTCAATAATACAATGCTGGTCAATCTACTATGGGAAGCTGCTTGGGCTCTTACTGTTATTGAGTTTGAAGCCAAAATACTGGAGATTGAAGAAATTTCACAAGATGCTGCTTATTGGATTCGAAGAATCCCACCTCGTCTTTGGGCTACAGCTTATTTTGAAGGATCTCGTTTCGGGCATCTGACGGCTAACATAGTTGAATCCTTGAACTCTTGGATACTTGAAGCGTCTGGTCTTCCTATAATTCAAATGATGGAATGCATTCGTAGGCAGCTTATGACTTGGTTTAATGAACGCCGAGAAACAAGTATGCAATGGACTACAATACTTGTGCCATCTGCTGAGAGAAGGGTTGCTGAGGCTCTGGAGCGGGCTCGCAGTTATCAAGTGCTTCGTGCTAATGAAGCTGAATTTGAAGTGATTTCTCATGAAGGAACGAATATCGTGGATATTCGAAATCGTTGTTGTTTGTGTCGTGGATGGCAACTTTATGGGATTCCTTGTGCCCATGCTGTTGCAGCGCTTCTCTCTTGTCGGCAGAATGTCCATCGATTTACTGAAAGTTGTTTCACTGTTACAACTTACCGGAAAACATACTCACAGACTTTGCATCCTGTTCCTGACAAGACCCTCTGGAAAGAAGCATCTGAGAGTGGAGCAAATCCAGCTGCCGAAGTACTCATCAACCCACCTAAGTCACTTAGACCACCTGGACGGCCAAGGAAGAAGCGTGTTCGTGCGGAAGATCGTGGTCGTGTGAAGAGAGTTGTCCATTGCAGCCGCTGCAACCAAACAGGTCATTTTAGAACAACATGTGCAGCACCTATATAA